One genomic window of Aptenodytes patagonicus chromosome 3, bAptPat1.pri.cur, whole genome shotgun sequence includes the following:
- the FSAF1 gene encoding 40S small subunit processome assembly factor 1 — MGSREPCRRLEAVLGALYDLGEEPGARGAAENSEASAAAASRGPQPAAGNADGAAGGRRGARDFFGELRAELGAAAVPPPPAAPPAVEVVVFRGRKRKGRPSPSAAPTGGAQTKIVDEEKNENEQEFNFEKARLEVHKFGITGYKKQEQRVWEQERAIMLGAKPPKKEHVNYKTYQEKMKEKKAAKDDDKGKEHKGDSLKKKKNEQKERKAKRKKSVPSIWPAGQVGKFRDGTLILQSYDIKKIKSSKVIK; from the exons ATGGGGTCGCGGGAGCCGTGCCGCCGGCTGGAGGCGGTGCTCGGCGCCCTCTACGACCTGG GTGAGGAGCCCGGCGCTCGGGGCGCCGCGGAGAACAGCGAggcgagcgcggcggcggcgagccgGGGACCGCAGCCGGCGGCGGGCAATGCCgacggggcggcgggcgggcggcgcggagcccgcGACTTCTTCGGGGAGCTGCGGGCCGAGCTGGgcgccgccgccgtcccgccgccccccgccgcgccgccggccgtgGAGGTCGTCGTGTTCCgcgggaggaagaggaaggggcgGCCCAGCCCCTCGGCAGCACCCACCGGCGGTGCTCAG aCCAAAATAGTGGACGAAGAGAAAAATGAGAACGAACAAGAATTTAACTTCGAAAAA GCTCGTTTGGAAGTGCACAAGTTTGGAATCACTGGCTACAAGAAGCAGGAACAACGCGTATGGGAACAGGAGCGTGCTATCATGCTGGGAGCCAAG CCCCCCAAAAAGGAACACGTGAACTACAAGACTTaccaagagaaaatgaaagagaaaaaagcagcgAAGGATGATGATAAGGGAAAG GAACATAAAGGTGATTCtcttaagaagaagaagaacgAACAGAAGGAGAG GAAGGCCAAAAGGAAGAAATCGGTGCCTAGCATTTGGCCTGCAGGACAAGTTGGAAAATTCAGAGATGGGACCTTGATTCTGCAAAGCTATgacataaagaaaattaaatcatctAAAGTTATCAAATGA